GGTGGTGGTACTGGACGATAAAATTATTGGCCGGGGCCATAATTTGCGGGAAACATTGGTGGACAGCACCGCCCATGCGGAAATCATGGCGCTGAGACAGGCGGCCCGCCATATTGGAGATTGGCGCTTAAATGGATCCGTACTTTATGTTACGCTGGAGCCATGTCCCATGTGTGCGGGGGCCCTGATTCAATTCAGAGTGCAAACTTTGGTGTACGGTGCCCGGGACCCCAAGGCCGGAGCAGTGGATTCAATTATGGATGTAGTGAGGGAAC
This genomic interval from Desulfoscipio sp. XC116 contains the following:
- the tadA gene encoding tRNA adenosine(34) deaminase TadA gives rise to the protein MNQAGYMREALAEAEKAYALGEVPVGAVVVLDDKIIGRGHNLRETLVDSTAHAEIMALRQAARHIGDWRLNGSVLYVTLEPCPMCAGALIQFRVQTLVYGARDPKAGAVDSIMDVVREPRFNHQVAVVSGVLEDECRAILKRFFKELRENKFKR